Proteins found in one Balaenoptera musculus isolate JJ_BM4_2016_0621 chromosome 4, mBalMus1.pri.v3, whole genome shotgun sequence genomic segment:
- the PLSCR4 gene encoding phospholipid scramblase 4 isoform X1, whose amino-acid sequence MSVPTGPEQPADEMENQITSPDPRPGAPPEYNSHFVPGPPGPAVPPPAGHPGGLPVGHYSPHQPTTFPLYTHTGGSQPIQYQPGKYPAPQHSAPVVWMPVPTVMPNCPPGLEYLAQLDNIHVLQHFEPLEMITGFETNNTYDIKNNLGQMVYFVTEDTDDYTRNAYRTLRPFVLRVTDCMGREVMTMQRPFRCTCCCFCCPSTRQELEVQCPPGVTIGFVAEHWNLCRAVYSIQNEKKEDMMGVLGPCSTYGCGSDSVFEVISLDGVSSIGSITRKWNGVLSAMSDADHFEIHFPLDLDVTVKAMIFGACFLIDFMYFESSPPQRSSTHN is encoded by the exons ATGTCAG TCCCCACAGGCCCTGAACAACCTGCAGATGAAATGGAGAATCAAATAACATCACCTGATCCAAGGCCTGGTGCCCCTCCTGAGTACAATTCCCATTTTGTACCAG GGCCCCCTGGACCAGCTGTCCCTCCTCCTGCAGGCCACCCAGGAGGCTTGCCTGTGGGACACTACAGTCCACATCAGCCCACTACCTTCCCCTTGTACACGCACACTGGTGGTAGCCAGCCTATCCAGTACCAGCCTGGAAAATATCCTGCACCACAACATTCTGCTCCAGTAGTATGGATGCCAGTGCCAACTGTTATGCCAAACTGTCCTCCAGGTCTGGAATATTTAGCCCAG TTGGACAACATACATGTTCTTCAGCATTTTGAACCCCTGGAAA TGATAACAGGTTTTGAAACTAATAATACATATGATATTAAAAACAACCTGGGCCAGATGGTTTACTTTGTGACCGAAGACACAGATGACTACACCAGGAATGCTTATCGGACACTGAGGCCCTTTGTGCTCCGGGTCACTGACTGTATGGGCCGAGAAGTCATGACAATGCAGAGACCTTTCAGATGCacctgctgctgcttctgttgCCCCTCCACCAGGCAAGAG CTGGAGGTGCAGTGTCCTCCTGGTGTCACCATTGGCTTTGTTGCCGAACACTGGAACCTGTGCAGGGCAGTGTACAGCATCCAAAACGAGAAGAAAGAAGATATGATGGGAGTGCTTGGGCCATGCTCAACCTATGGCTGTGGTTCAGATTCTGTTTTTGag GTCATATCCCTTGATGGTGTATCCAGTATCGGCAGTATTACTCGGAAGTGGAATGGTGTGTTATCAGCAATGAGCGATGCTGACCACTTTGAAATTCACTTCCCATTAGACCTGGATGTGACAGTGAAAGCCATGATTTTTGGAGCTTGCTTCCTCATT gacttcatgtattttgaaagctCTCCACCACAACGTTCATCCACTCATAATTGA
- the PLSCR4 gene encoding phospholipid scramblase 4 isoform X2: protein MSVPTGPEQPADEMENQITSPDPRPGAPPEYNSHFVPGPPGPAVPPPAGHPGGLPVGHYSPHQPTTFPLYTHTGGSQPIQYQPGKYPAPQHSAPVVWMPVPTVMPNCPPGLEYLAQLDNIHVLQHFEPLENTDDYTRNAYRTLRPFVLRVTDCMGREVMTMQRPFRCTCCCFCCPSTRQELEVQCPPGVTIGFVAEHWNLCRAVYSIQNEKKEDMMGVLGPCSTYGCGSDSVFEVISLDGVSSIGSITRKWNGVLSAMSDADHFEIHFPLDLDVTVKAMIFGACFLIDFMYFESSPPQRSSTHN, encoded by the exons ATGTCAG TCCCCACAGGCCCTGAACAACCTGCAGATGAAATGGAGAATCAAATAACATCACCTGATCCAAGGCCTGGTGCCCCTCCTGAGTACAATTCCCATTTTGTACCAG GGCCCCCTGGACCAGCTGTCCCTCCTCCTGCAGGCCACCCAGGAGGCTTGCCTGTGGGACACTACAGTCCACATCAGCCCACTACCTTCCCCTTGTACACGCACACTGGTGGTAGCCAGCCTATCCAGTACCAGCCTGGAAAATATCCTGCACCACAACATTCTGCTCCAGTAGTATGGATGCCAGTGCCAACTGTTATGCCAAACTGTCCTCCAGGTCTGGAATATTTAGCCCAG TTGGACAACATACATGTTCTTCAGCATTTTGAACCCCTGGAAA ACACAGATGACTACACCAGGAATGCTTATCGGACACTGAGGCCCTTTGTGCTCCGGGTCACTGACTGTATGGGCCGAGAAGTCATGACAATGCAGAGACCTTTCAGATGCacctgctgctgcttctgttgCCCCTCCACCAGGCAAGAG CTGGAGGTGCAGTGTCCTCCTGGTGTCACCATTGGCTTTGTTGCCGAACACTGGAACCTGTGCAGGGCAGTGTACAGCATCCAAAACGAGAAGAAAGAAGATATGATGGGAGTGCTTGGGCCATGCTCAACCTATGGCTGTGGTTCAGATTCTGTTTTTGag GTCATATCCCTTGATGGTGTATCCAGTATCGGCAGTATTACTCGGAAGTGGAATGGTGTGTTATCAGCAATGAGCGATGCTGACCACTTTGAAATTCACTTCCCATTAGACCTGGATGTGACAGTGAAAGCCATGATTTTTGGAGCTTGCTTCCTCATT gacttcatgtattttgaaagctCTCCACCACAACGTTCATCCACTCATAATTGA